The window CTATAAAAGTTCGGTCGAAAGCGGCGAGAATTATGGCGCGGCGCTGTATGAAACGCTCTGTCGGAGCGTTGACGACGACATTCGAAACGGATTTACCGGCGCAGGTCCGCATCGGGAGGATATGGAGCTTACGATTAACGGACAAAAAGCCCGGCAGTTTGCTTCGCAGGGGCAGTCAAAGAGCGCGGCGTTATGCCTGAAACTGGCCGAGGGACGGATTTTAGAACGGGCCATCGGACAGAAACCGGTGTTTTTGCTCGACGACGTGATGTCGGAGCTGGACAAAAACCGTCAAAACTATATTTTGTCAAACCTCGGTGAGAATCAGCTCTTTATCACCGGATGCGACTGCGCTTCACTTTCGAGGCGGCTGCCGAAAGGAGCGGTTTTTACGGTGAAGGAAGGATCTGTTCGCAAGAGAGCGGCCAAAGGAGTTAAGAAATGTTCATGCACATCGGAAACGACGTCAACGTCAAAACCAGCCGGATCATCGGGGTCTTCGACATAGACACGGCGTCGTATGGAAAAGGAACGAAATTATTCCTTGAAAAAATGCAAAAAAGCGGGCGGGTGCTGACCATCAGCCCCGACTTGCCGCGGTCGGTGATTCTGGCCGACGACGAGAGCGGAACCGACGTACAGTTGTTCGTCTCACCCATCTCATCGGCTACGATCTATAAACGCGGCGAGACCGTTTTCGGATATTGAATTTGTTTGGGAGAAGTTAAAAACGTATGGATGAACTGCACAACGAAAAGCACAATGAAAAATACGGCGCGGAACAAATAGAAGTTCTGGAGGGGCTTGAGGCCGTCCGGAAACGCCCGGGTATGTACATCGGGTCGACGGGCCCCCGTGGCTTGCACCATTTGGTTTATGAGATCGTCGACAATTCGATCGACGAGGTTCTGGGCGGATTCTGCACCCAGATCGACGTTAAAATCCTGCCGGGTAACATTATCAGTGTCGTCGATAACGGACGCGG of the Oscillospiraceae bacterium genome contains:
- a CDS encoding DUF370 domain-containing protein, translating into MHIGNDVNVKTSRIIGVFDIDTASYGKGTKLFLEKMQKSGRVLTISPDLPRSVILADDESGTDVQLFVSPISSATIYKRGETVFGY